In one Paenibacillus sp. JQZ6Y-1 genomic region, the following are encoded:
- a CDS encoding bifunctional 2',3'-cyclic-nucleotide 2'-phosphodiesterase/3'-nucleotidase yields the protein MNSSSLLPNTLIQQSSSPDTYHLRIMATTDLHVSLTGYDYYRDVETESMGLSRTATLIHKARAECVNHLLLDNGDILQGNPLGDYAAAERYWQDKQTGEGVHPLIELMNRLHYDAATVGNHEFNYGLDYLEQCIAGANFPYTNANVYRVQQDRLQEGRMQSPQTLLSPYLLLNRTVMGQHGQTAELRIGIVGVVPPQIMNWDRSHLEGRVYAADMVEAAREAVNHAKQAGADIVVLLAHCGYAEEDSPAIGENAILPLSRIADVDAIIFGHAHKVFPSDEFVGRPGVDLEQGHIHGIPAVEPGVWGSHLGLIDLELFTEQTDEGIRWHVQHGKGHVRALVNPSAEVQGAHSSILSDSLLEDAAKEAHERTLAYIHTPVGQLLQPLHSYSALVQDSAVVQLINAAQTEAAVALLRNTSDAHLPLLSAASPFKTGGRYGPSHYTDIPAGPLHLRHMSDIYSYANTLCIVRLNGDEIREWLEWSAGLYRTIVPGVEGQALIDPAFSPFHFDVISGLHYVIDVSQLPRYDAEGGMLNPHSRRIVQLTYEGQPLEEHMEFAVVTNHYRAYSTRLANPDGQRVIVDAGIENRDVLTEYIRKRSSIAPVADKNWQLVCGIIDDAERSHTKCGADSYSSNEEHIAYDEMSSPRPAGHHSKLVDVGTIVTFESSPQARQALDGQSAITWIGQTDHGFARYHFTLQPYDSSCSSTV from the coding sequence GTGAATTCATCCTCTTTGTTACCAAATACCTTGATACAGCAGTCTTCTTCGCCTGATACATACCATTTACGGATTATGGCGACGACCGATTTGCACGTAAGTCTGACTGGATATGACTATTATCGTGATGTAGAAACAGAGAGTATGGGGCTGTCGCGTACCGCAACGTTAATTCATAAGGCGCGGGCGGAATGTGTCAATCATCTCTTGCTGGATAATGGGGATATTTTACAGGGAAATCCGTTGGGTGATTATGCAGCAGCGGAGCGTTATTGGCAGGATAAGCAAACCGGCGAAGGGGTTCATCCATTGATTGAACTCATGAATAGGCTGCATTATGATGCGGCGACTGTGGGCAATCATGAATTCAATTATGGATTGGATTATTTGGAGCAGTGTATCGCCGGAGCGAACTTTCCTTATACCAATGCCAATGTGTATAGGGTGCAGCAGGATCGTTTGCAGGAGGGGCGTATGCAAAGTCCGCAGACCTTGCTGTCACCGTATCTTTTATTGAATCGCACAGTAATGGGACAACATGGACAAACCGCGGAGCTGCGCATTGGGATCGTCGGTGTAGTGCCGCCACAAATTATGAATTGGGATCGGAGTCATTTGGAAGGGCGCGTGTACGCGGCGGATATGGTGGAAGCGGCGAGAGAAGCAGTCAATCATGCAAAACAAGCTGGGGCTGACATCGTAGTTCTGCTGGCACATTGCGGATATGCAGAGGAGGATTCACCAGCTATTGGCGAAAATGCTATATTGCCGCTTAGTCGGATAGCGGATGTGGATGCGATCATTTTTGGACATGCTCATAAAGTATTCCCGAGTGACGAATTTGTAGGGCGTCCCGGTGTGGATCTGGAGCAAGGGCATATACATGGCATTCCTGCTGTTGAGCCGGGTGTATGGGGCAGTCATCTGGGACTGATCGACTTAGAGCTGTTTACCGAACAGACAGATGAAGGGATACGCTGGCATGTACAGCATGGAAAAGGGCATGTACGTGCATTGGTAAATCCGTCTGCGGAGGTACAGGGAGCGCATAGTTCCATTTTATCGGACTCATTATTGGAAGACGCGGCAAAGGAAGCGCATGAGCGCACGTTGGCATATATTCATACGCCTGTCGGTCAACTGCTGCAACCATTACACAGTTATAGCGCTCTGGTGCAGGATTCCGCGGTAGTGCAGTTGATTAATGCTGCTCAGACGGAAGCAGCAGTTGCGTTGCTTCGCAATACATCGGATGCTCATTTGCCGTTATTGTCGGCAGCCTCACCTTTTAAAACGGGTGGACGTTATGGACCTTCGCATTATACCGATATTCCTGCGGGACCACTGCATTTGCGGCATATGTCGGACATCTATAGTTATGCGAATACCTTGTGCATTGTAAGACTGAATGGAGACGAGATTCGGGAGTGGCTGGAATGGTCTGCTGGATTGTATCGCACGATTGTACCGGGAGTAGAGGGACAAGCATTGATTGATCCAGCATTTTCGCCGTTTCATTTTGACGTAATCAGCGGGTTACATTATGTGATTGATGTGAGTCAGTTGCCGCGCTATGATGCCGAAGGTGGTATGTTGAATCCTCACAGTCGTCGGATTGTACAGTTGACGTATGAGGGGCAACCACTTGAAGAACATATGGAGTTTGCGGTTGTGACCAATCATTATCGCGCATATTCAACAAGGCTTGCGAACCCTGACGGTCAACGCGTTATCGTGGATGCAGGGATTGAGAATCGGGATGTATTGACCGAATACATTCGGAAGCGCAGCAGCATTGCTCCGGTTGCAGATAAGAATTGGCAGTTGGTTTGCGGTATAATCGACGATGCGGAACGATCGCATACAAAGTGTGGCGCAGATTCATATTCTAGTAATGAGGAACATATAGCATACGATGAGATGTCATCGCCGAGACCGGCAGGGCATCATTCCAAATTAGTAGACGTAGGAACAATCGTTACGTTTGAGTCTTCTCCACAAGCTCGTCAAGCGTTGGACGGGCAATCAGCTATTACGTGGATCGGTCAAACGGATCATGGGTTTGCTCGCTATCATTTTACGCTACAACCGTATGATTCTTCTTGCTCATCAACCGTATAA
- a CDS encoding DUF1572 family protein, whose amino-acid sequence MSQQPAILDSIIKQFIYYRTLGEKAMRQLEPEQWFVTPNEDSNSIAVIVKHLHGNMLSRWTDFLTSDGEKEWRNRDIEFEDDTVDAEQVWQRWQEGWDCLIHTLEQLQPEQLDQIIYIRNEGHTALEAINRQLCHYPYHVGQIVYIAKMLKHGSWDSLSIPKRQSNTYNEKKFAAPQVRRHFTEEV is encoded by the coding sequence ATGAGTCAGCAACCTGCAATATTGGACAGTATTATCAAACAGTTTATCTATTACCGCACATTGGGCGAAAAGGCGATGCGTCAGTTGGAACCAGAGCAATGGTTTGTGACGCCGAATGAAGACAGTAACAGTATCGCCGTCATTGTGAAGCATTTGCATGGCAATATGCTGTCGCGCTGGACGGACTTTTTGACAAGCGATGGGGAAAAGGAATGGCGCAACCGCGACATTGAATTTGAAGACGATACAGTTGATGCGGAGCAGGTATGGCAGCGCTGGCAGGAAGGCTGGGATTGTTTGATTCATACGCTGGAGCAATTGCAGCCGGAGCAGCTGGATCAGATCATTTATATTCGTAATGAAGGGCATACTGCATTGGAAGCGATCAATCGTCAGCTGTGTCATTATCCGTACCATGTTGGTCAAATTGTCTATATCGCCAAAATGCTGAAACATGGTAGCTGGGACAGCTTATCGATCCCGAAGCGCCAATCGAATACGTACAATGAAAAGAAATTTGCCGCACCACAGGTACGACGTCATTTTACGGAGGAAGTCTGA